Within the Candidatus Obscuribacterales bacterium genome, the region GTCTTCGGGTACCATACTACCTCACAGTCATCACCTCGCTCGCTCTTGTGGCGGGTGCGTTCTCCATCCTCCCAGTAGGTTGATTCAGATGCTACGGCAATGAGTTCCCCGAGGTCCGGGTCCGGGCTCATCATCTGGTGGTGAGTACTGGTGACGGACACCATCTCACCGGATGCGAGGTCCACCATGAGGTGCTCCCCGCCTATGGCGTGACCGTCGACGTGCTGCTTCATGATGCCACCTGACATGACGTTCAAGAACTGCCCGCCCCGGCATATGCCCACCATAGGCACGCCCCTGTCGATAGCGGCATCGTACACCCGCATCTCGAACATATCCCGGGCCTCACTGGAGTGAGTGGAGGGGTGCGGGTTCTGACCGTACAGACGGGGTGACACATCCTCCCCTCCTGTGAACTGGATGAAGTCAGCCTCCTCGAT harbors:
- a CDS encoding gamma-glutamyl-gamma-aminobutyrate hydrolase family protein (Members of this family of hydrolases with an active site Cys residue belong to MEROPS family C26.), with amino-acid sequence MKKVFIVLSNDQYDTMYLRNGFDVVANIEEADFIQFTGGEDVSPRLYGQNPHPSTHSSEARDMFEMRVYDAAIDRGVPMVGICRGGQFLNVMSGGIMKQHVDGHAIGGEHLMVDLASGEMVSVTSTHHQMMSPDPDLGELIAVASESTYWEDGERTRHKSERGDDCEVVWYPKTKALCFQPHPEYVAKSHQCQMYFFELLNQYVTGA